In Vibrio hippocampi, a single genomic region encodes these proteins:
- the sspA gene encoding stringent starvation protein SspA: MAVAANKRSVMTLFSSATDLYSHQVRIVLAEKGVSVEVELVDDVNIPAELAELNPYKTVPTLVDRELALYDSKIIMEYLDERFPHPPLMPVYPVARGNSRLMIYRIERNWYTLAEKVVKGNAEESETARNKLRNDLLTLAPIFAEYEYFMSEEFSLIDCYLAPLLWRLPEMGIELVGPGSKEIKVYMNRVFERDSFLASLTEAEREMRLVR, from the coding sequence ATGGCTGTAGCTGCCAACAAACGTTCTGTGATGACTCTTTTTTCTAGTGCTACTGATTTATATAGCCATCAGGTACGTATCGTTCTTGCGGAAAAAGGTGTAAGTGTTGAAGTTGAACTTGTTGACGATGTCAATATTCCAGCTGAACTTGCTGAATTAAATCCATACAAAACTGTTCCTACTCTAGTCGATCGTGAACTTGCCCTTTACGACTCTAAGATCATTATGGAATACCTTGATGAGCGTTTTCCTCATCCACCTCTAATGCCTGTATACCCAGTTGCTCGTGGTAACAGCCGCTTAATGATCTATCGTATTGAGCGTAACTGGTACACTTTGGCAGAAAAAGTGGTTAAAGGAAATGCGGAAGAGTCTGAGACGGCACGTAATAAACTGCGTAACGATCTACTTACTCTTGCCCCTATCTTTGCAGAGTACGAGTACTTCATGAGTGAAGAGTTCAGCTTGATCGATTGCTACCTAGCTCCACTACTATGGCGCTTACCTGAAATGGGTATCGAATTAGTGGGTCCAGGCTCTAAAGAGATTAAAGTCTACATGAACCGTGTGTTTGAGCGCGATTCATTCCTAGCTTCACTAACGGAAGCAGAACGCGAGATGCGTTTAGTTCGCTAA
- a CDS encoding sugar diacid recognition domain-containing protein, translating into MQLNDLIAKQIVERAQKIIQHSINVMDERGVIIGSSDPTRLHTPHEGALLAINNNRTVEITESVALTLAGVKQGINLPIIFSDQVIGVVGISGPPDEVQRYGELVKMTAELIVEQAALMAQVQWDKRHREELLLQLIHGTRLTEAQLMSVAARLNLDLSQPRIAAVIRVIPKSGQDVQQEHLQKLIHLLEYPERDNIVGLLSMSVNQVVVLKPITFHQGSWNRNEERKRIQKLLKRVKTECEFSVQIAVGEYYPGVSGLARSFETANATLEYNQDANHPVLFYSEHKLSVLIQTIKADHWRLTELTAPIKKLYQVDDKGVLIKTLRCYFEQNCDLAHTCQKLHIHRNTLRYRLEKIEQITSLSINNLDDKIQLYLALKSNSSLH; encoded by the coding sequence ATGCAACTGAACGACCTCATCGCGAAACAAATTGTCGAACGCGCTCAGAAAATTATCCAGCACTCTATCAATGTCATGGATGAGCGGGGCGTCATTATCGGCTCAAGCGATCCAACACGTCTCCATACACCTCATGAAGGCGCGCTGCTCGCCATCAATAACAATCGCACAGTCGAAATCACCGAATCTGTTGCCTTAACACTCGCGGGGGTTAAACAAGGCATCAACTTACCGATTATATTTTCCGACCAAGTAATCGGTGTTGTCGGTATTTCCGGTCCACCTGATGAAGTTCAACGTTATGGTGAGTTAGTGAAAATGACGGCAGAGCTGATTGTCGAACAAGCGGCTTTAATGGCACAGGTTCAATGGGATAAACGTCATAGAGAGGAACTATTACTGCAACTCATTCATGGCACTCGTTTAACAGAGGCCCAACTGATGTCGGTAGCTGCGAGACTCAACCTTGACTTGTCTCAACCCCGAATCGCAGCCGTCATTAGAGTGATACCGAAATCCGGTCAAGATGTACAACAAGAACATTTGCAAAAGCTTATCCATCTTCTCGAATACCCTGAGAGGGATAATATTGTTGGCTTGCTGTCTATGTCGGTCAATCAAGTCGTGGTACTTAAACCCATCACTTTTCATCAAGGAAGTTGGAACCGAAACGAAGAGCGAAAGCGAATTCAAAAGCTTCTGAAAAGAGTCAAAACTGAATGTGAATTTTCAGTTCAGATCGCAGTGGGCGAATATTACCCAGGAGTGAGCGGTCTGGCACGCTCATTTGAAACAGCCAATGCGACGCTAGAATACAATCAAGACGCCAATCATCCTGTGCTGTTTTACTCTGAACATAAGCTATCGGTATTGATTCAAACGATCAAAGCCGACCACTGGCGGTTAACTGAACTCACTGCCCCTATTAAAAAACTCTATCAAGTCGATGACAAAGGCGTGTTGATAAAGACCCTAAGGTGCTATTTTGAGCAAAATTGCGATCTTGCTCATACTTGTCAAAAACTGCATATTCACCGAAATACCCTTAGGTATCGTCTTGAAAAGATAGAACAGATAACATCATTAAGTATCAATAATTTAGATGATAAAATTCAGCTCTACTTAGCCTTAAAAAGTAACTCTTCCTTACATTGA
- the glnK gene encoding P-II family nitrogen regulator codes for MKLINAIIKPFKLDDVREALADVGIEGMTVSEVKGFGRQKGHTELYRGAEYQVDFLPKVKLEIATHADNVDRVIEAISNAAQTGKIGDGKIFVYDLSQAVRIRTGEMDAEAL; via the coding sequence ATGAAACTTATTAATGCAATCATTAAACCATTCAAACTTGATGATGTGAGAGAAGCTCTTGCTGATGTCGGTATTGAGGGAATGACAGTTTCTGAGGTCAAAGGATTTGGCCGTCAGAAAGGACACACTGAATTATATCGTGGTGCTGAATACCAAGTAGACTTTCTTCCGAAAGTAAAACTTGAAATCGCAACACATGCAGACAACGTAGACCGAGTGATTGAGGCGATTTCAAACGCGGCTCAAACAGGAAAAATCGGTGACGGCAAAATTTTTGTGTATGACCTAAGCCAAGCGGTACGTATCCGTACTGGTGAAATGGACGCAGAAGCACTTTAA
- the sspB gene encoding ClpXP protease specificity-enhancing factor yields the protein MDISKMTPRRPYLLRAFYDWLVENDLTPHIVVDAVLPGVRVPQEFIQDGQIILNVAPRAVGQLELGNDAITFHARFGGKPHSVIVPLYAVQAIYARENGAGTMFEPEDGYQSIDEEEEQSASPVVGLSVASESKVDDEESVSSEPEGDDEPPRTKGRPSLRVVK from the coding sequence ATGGATATTTCTAAGATGACACCTCGCCGCCCATATTTGCTTCGTGCATTTTATGATTGGTTGGTAGAGAACGACTTAACCCCGCATATTGTTGTCGACGCTGTTCTACCGGGTGTAAGAGTGCCTCAGGAGTTTATCCAAGATGGCCAGATTATTCTGAATGTAGCACCCAGAGCGGTGGGTCAATTGGAGTTAGGTAATGATGCCATTACTTTCCATGCCCGTTTTGGGGGGAAACCACATTCAGTGATCGTCCCTCTGTATGCAGTGCAAGCGATATATGCTCGCGAAAATGGTGCCGGTACTATGTTTGAGCCTGAAGATGGGTATCAATCCATCGACGAGGAAGAAGAACAAAGTGCTTCCCCTGTGGTTGGTCTGTCGGTCGCTTCGGAATCAAAAGTAGATGATGAAGAGTCAGTGAGTTCGGAGCCTGAAGGTGATGATGAACCACCGAGAACCAAAGGTAGACCAAGCTTACGCGTGGTTAAATGA
- a CDS encoding YacL family protein yields MEFEFIKNHFTGEYLVRCEMGHEVIARLLQEEIGKDERTMMAIISLLEQAKVHSSREMTWQGKEISFSILESEVVVYENTLGFDMLNDNSEDFSVYESESKGECGLEDFYSVAQQWRRFVSNR; encoded by the coding sequence ATGGAGTTTGAGTTCATCAAGAATCACTTTACCGGTGAATACTTAGTCAGGTGTGAGATGGGGCATGAAGTTATCGCTCGTTTATTACAAGAAGAGATCGGTAAAGATGAGCGCACCATGATGGCAATTATTTCTCTACTTGAACAAGCTAAAGTACATTCAAGTCGCGAAATGACTTGGCAAGGTAAGGAAATTTCTTTTTCTATATTGGAGTCAGAGGTGGTGGTTTACGAAAACACCTTAGGTTTTGATATGTTAAATGACAACAGTGAAGATTTTTCAGTTTATGAGAGTGAAAGCAAAGGTGAATGTGGACTTGAGGACTTTTACTCTGTTGCACAACAATGGCGCCGCTTTGTTTCCAATCGTTAA
- a CDS encoding ABC transporter permease, which translates to MKESHVVWKTSSGALALLLVLPILAIFYTALGETSDIFSHLLATVMPTYILNTVLLVLGVLLLSIVLGVPAAWFMAMCRLPGEKVLQWALVLPLAMPGYIIGYIFTDWFDFAGPVQVWLRETFALQAGEYWFPDIRTVGGAIIVLSLVLYPYVYLLCRAAFMEQNVSLLQSARLLKCSPFESFIRISLPLARPAIAVGASLVAMETIGDFGTVSYFAVSTLTTAVYDTWLGYSSLSAAAKISAIMLVAIVLLLGAERYSRRKQKLFQSQFNSHEDFRYQLSGVKKWFALIWCWGLVLVAFILPLGQLLIYAYTYFAQSWTEAFKTYALNSLQVSITAALLGVLVALIVNFYRRLNHSVSSTLFMRVSSLGYAVPGTVLAIGIMVPVLFMDHAVNDFAKWMEWQRPGLIFSGSMFALIFAMVVRFSAVAIGSVETSLSKVSPSLDMASRTLGCKKNQMFIRVHLPLIKRGVLIAALLVFIESMKELNAALLLRPFNFETLATYVYNFASDEHLELAAMPAVLLVLVGLLPLIIINRSLEQVH; encoded by the coding sequence ATGAAAGAATCTCACGTTGTTTGGAAGACCAGCAGTGGCGCCCTTGCGCTACTGCTGGTTTTGCCTATTTTAGCCATCTTCTATACCGCGCTAGGTGAGACTAGCGATATCTTCTCACATCTGTTGGCAACGGTAATGCCGACCTACATTCTAAATACCGTACTTTTGGTGCTTGGCGTTCTGTTACTTTCTATTGTTCTCGGTGTGCCAGCGGCTTGGTTTATGGCGATGTGTCGTTTACCAGGGGAGAAAGTTTTGCAATGGGCTTTGGTGCTACCTCTTGCGATGCCCGGCTATATTATTGGCTACATTTTTACCGACTGGTTCGATTTTGCTGGACCAGTCCAAGTATGGTTGCGTGAGACGTTTGCGCTACAGGCTGGCGAGTATTGGTTTCCGGATATTCGTACGGTAGGTGGCGCGATTATTGTCCTGTCTCTGGTTTTATATCCTTATGTTTACCTACTTTGTCGTGCCGCTTTTATGGAGCAGAATGTCTCGCTGCTACAGTCAGCCCGATTACTAAAATGCTCGCCGTTTGAGAGCTTTATTCGTATCTCTTTACCTCTAGCAAGACCCGCTATTGCCGTAGGGGCGTCTTTGGTGGCGATGGAAACCATTGGTGACTTTGGAACGGTAAGCTATTTTGCCGTGAGCACGCTCACGACGGCGGTTTACGATACTTGGCTTGGGTATTCAAGTTTGAGTGCAGCGGCAAAAATCTCAGCGATTATGCTGGTCGCAATCGTGTTGTTGTTAGGGGCTGAGCGCTATAGTCGCCGCAAGCAAAAACTGTTTCAGAGTCAGTTTAATAGCCATGAAGATTTTCGATATCAGCTATCTGGCGTTAAAAAGTGGTTCGCTCTAATATGGTGTTGGGGCTTAGTCTTGGTGGCATTTATATTACCCTTGGGGCAATTGCTCATTTATGCCTATACCTATTTTGCTCAAAGCTGGACTGAAGCTTTTAAAACCTACGCCCTAAACAGCCTACAAGTATCAATCACAGCGGCTCTACTGGGCGTGCTGGTGGCTCTGATTGTCAATTTTTATCGCCGCTTGAATCACAGTGTTTCGAGTACGTTGTTCATGAGAGTATCTTCACTGGGCTATGCCGTGCCGGGCACCGTGTTGGCGATTGGTATCATGGTGCCTGTTCTTTTTATGGATCATGCGGTCAATGATTTTGCCAAGTGGATGGAGTGGCAACGCCCAGGACTGATTTTTTCTGGCTCCATGTTTGCGCTTATCTTTGCAATGGTGGTGCGTTTTTCTGCGGTTGCTATCGGGAGTGTCGAAACCAGTCTAAGTAAAGTTTCACCTTCCTTAGACATGGCATCAAGAACGCTGGGTTGCAAAAAGAATCAGATGTTTATCCGAGTTCACTTACCTCTTATTAAGCGTGGAGTCTTGATTGCGGCGCTATTGGTATTTATTGAATCAATGAAAGAGCTCAATGCAGCACTGCTGCTTAGACCGTTCAACTTTGAGACTCTGGCGACCTATGTCTACAACTTCGCCTCTGATGAGCATCTAGAGTTAGCAGCGATGCCCGCTGTTTTATTAGTGCTTGTTGGGTTACTTCCTTTAATTATTATTAACCGTTCTTTGGAGCAAGTTCATTAA
- a CDS encoding glycerate kinase → MKIVIAPDSYKESLTAMEVAQAIENGFANIFPDAEYVKIPMADGGEGTVQSLVDATSGKIIEVPVTGPLGQNVEGFLGLVGDGSTAIIEMAAASGLHLVPFDQRNPLVTTTFGTGELIKAALDLNVKHIIIGIGGSATNDGGLGMAQALGIKLLDSQGQSLGFGGGALSQLHTIDLSEMDTRLADVKLEVACDVDNPLCGPKGAAAVFGPQKGATPEMVATLDANLAHYASVIKATTGKDVVDAKGAGAAGGLGAALLGLLGAELRPGIQIVIDAAQLATHVQDADLVITGEGRIDSQTIFGKTPCGVAKTAKQFAVPVIAIAGSVAKDYSVVHEYGIDAAYSVVLGATDLPTALKEAKQNVEITSRNVAATLAISSLNR, encoded by the coding sequence ATGAAAATTGTTATCGCTCCAGATTCATATAAAGAAAGCTTAACCGCAATGGAAGTGGCACAAGCCATCGAAAATGGCTTCGCAAATATTTTCCCAGATGCTGAGTATGTCAAAATACCGATGGCGGACGGCGGTGAAGGGACGGTTCAGTCCCTCGTTGATGCAACCAGTGGCAAGATCATTGAAGTGCCAGTTACGGGACCGCTTGGTCAAAACGTTGAAGGGTTCCTTGGACTCGTTGGTGATGGCTCCACAGCCATCATTGAAATGGCAGCAGCATCAGGTCTGCATCTGGTGCCTTTCGATCAACGCAATCCTTTAGTGACTACCACGTTTGGAACTGGTGAGCTGATTAAAGCAGCCCTCGATCTTAACGTTAAACATATCATTATCGGAATTGGTGGCAGTGCGACTAATGATGGCGGTCTTGGTATGGCACAAGCGCTAGGAATTAAGCTTCTTGATTCACAAGGTCAGTCGCTAGGTTTTGGTGGTGGTGCCCTCAGTCAGCTACACACTATCGACCTCAGTGAAATGGATACTCGTCTCGCTGATGTTAAGCTCGAAGTGGCGTGTGATGTAGACAACCCACTGTGTGGACCGAAAGGCGCTGCCGCTGTATTTGGACCACAAAAAGGCGCCACGCCAGAAATGGTGGCGACGCTGGATGCGAACCTTGCTCACTATGCATCAGTCATTAAAGCTACAACTGGCAAAGATGTTGTTGATGCCAAAGGAGCCGGTGCTGCAGGTGGTCTTGGTGCGGCTTTGCTTGGTTTATTAGGTGCCGAATTGCGCCCTGGTATTCAAATTGTTATCGATGCTGCACAGCTTGCAACGCATGTCCAAGATGCCGATCTGGTTATTACCGGTGAAGGACGCATTGATAGCCAGACTATTTTTGGTAAAACACCCTGTGGTGTCGCGAAAACAGCCAAGCAATTTGCGGTACCTGTGATTGCGATTGCAGGCTCAGTAGCTAAAGACTACTCGGTTGTACACGAGTACGGGATTGATGCTGCGTACAGCGTTGTGTTAGGTGCTACAGATTTACCAACCGCACTAAAAGAAGCAAAGCAAAACGTGGAGATCACGTCACGCAATGTCGCGGCGACATTGGCTATCTCTAGCTTAAACAGATAA
- a CDS encoding ammonium transporter has translation MELDLALTVSELRYALDTFYFLISGALVMWMAAGFAMLEAGLVRTKNTTEILTKNFCLYAIACTMYLVVGYNIMYVDNAEAGWLPSFGALIGTQAEGADHSLESDFFFQVVFVATAMSVVSGAVAERMKLWSFLIFSVVLTAFIYPMEGYWTWGGGFLSEAGFSDFAGSGIVHMAGAAAALAGVLILGARKGKYGKNGEIYPIPGSNMPLATLGTFILWLGWFGFNGGSQLMVSDFENATAVGQIFLNTNAAAAAGAIAAMLVCKTTWGKADLTMILNGALAGLVAITADPLSPSPLYSVAIGAVAGVLVVFSIIGLDKLKIDDPVGAISVHGVCGFFGVMVVPLSNGDASFGAQLLGAAVIFGWVFAASLVVWAILKATIGIRVSEEEELEGMDVHDCGVGAYPEFVSVK, from the coding sequence ATGGAACTCGATTTAGCACTGACAGTAAGCGAACTTCGCTATGCGCTAGACACTTTTTACTTTCTAATTTCGGGCGCACTGGTTATGTGGATGGCTGCAGGTTTTGCAATGCTGGAAGCGGGCTTAGTTCGAACTAAAAACACAACTGAAATCTTAACGAAAAACTTCTGCCTATACGCGATTGCGTGCACCATGTACTTAGTCGTGGGCTACAACATCATGTATGTTGATAATGCAGAAGCAGGTTGGTTACCTTCATTCGGCGCGCTAATCGGCACGCAAGCAGAAGGCGCAGACCACTCTCTAGAGTCAGACTTCTTCTTCCAAGTCGTATTCGTGGCAACAGCAATGTCTGTAGTATCAGGTGCCGTCGCTGAGCGTATGAAGCTTTGGTCTTTCCTAATCTTCTCTGTGGTACTAACAGCGTTTATCTACCCAATGGAAGGTTACTGGACTTGGGGCGGCGGTTTCCTATCTGAAGCTGGCTTTAGTGACTTCGCTGGTTCTGGTATCGTTCACATGGCAGGCGCAGCAGCCGCTCTTGCAGGTGTACTAATTCTAGGTGCTCGTAAAGGCAAATATGGTAAGAACGGTGAAATCTACCCGATTCCTGGTTCAAACATGCCTCTAGCAACATTAGGTACATTCATCCTTTGGTTGGGTTGGTTCGGTTTCAACGGCGGTTCTCAGCTAATGGTATCGGATTTTGAAAACGCAACAGCAGTAGGTCAAATCTTCCTAAACACGAACGCAGCAGCAGCAGCTGGTGCCATCGCAGCAATGCTAGTGTGTAAGACAACTTGGGGCAAAGCTGACCTAACTATGATTCTTAACGGTGCGCTTGCAGGTCTTGTTGCTATCACTGCAGACCCACTATCACCATCGCCACTGTACTCAGTTGCAATCGGTGCAGTAGCAGGCGTTCTAGTGGTATTCAGCATCATCGGTCTAGATAAGCTTAAGATTGATGATCCAGTTGGTGCAATCTCTGTACACGGTGTGTGTGGCTTCTTCGGTGTGATGGTTGTTCCACTAAGCAACGGCGACGCATCATTCGGTGCACAGCTTCTAGGTGCAGCAGTTATCTTCGGTTGGGTATTTGCAGCGAGCCTTGTAGTGTGGGCTATCCTGAAAGCAACTATCGGCATCCGTGTATCGGAAGAAGAAGAGCTAGAAGGTATGGACGTACATGATTGTGGTGTTGGTGCTTACCCTGAGTTTGTCAGTGTCAAATAA
- a CDS encoding Fe(3+) ABC transporter substrate-binding protein: MKQSLILSALAAVVAAPSFAAEEVNVYSYRQPFLVEPMFNQFTEETGIKVNVKFAKKGLAEKLQQEGEYSPADVVLTTDISRLAELSDKQVVQAVESDVINANVPAQYRDKENEWFALTLRTRNVYSSRDRVGKLGESFTYEDLADTKFKGKICTRSGKHPYNVSLVSSMIAHHGEAEAKQWLEGVKANLARKPQGNDRGQVKAISEGLCDLSLGNSYYLGKMVNDEEQKAWADAVYINFPNQETTGTHVNISGMAMAKYSPNKANALKLMEFLTGDKAQELYAEVNFEYPVKEGVKRSDLVASWGDFKADTISLDEIATYHTTAIKLLDEVKFDL; encoded by the coding sequence ATGAAACAATCGCTCATTCTTTCTGCTCTAGCTGCCGTTGTTGCAGCACCGTCATTCGCTGCTGAAGAGGTTAATGTTTACTCTTACCGCCAACCTTTTCTTGTCGAACCTATGTTCAACCAGTTTACTGAAGAGACAGGTATCAAGGTTAATGTTAAGTTTGCTAAAAAAGGCTTAGCAGAAAAATTGCAGCAAGAGGGTGAGTACAGTCCTGCCGATGTGGTATTGACGACAGATATTAGTCGCCTTGCAGAGCTATCAGACAAACAAGTTGTGCAAGCTGTCGAGAGTGATGTTATCAACGCCAATGTCCCTGCTCAATATCGTGATAAAGAGAATGAGTGGTTTGCCCTGACTCTACGTACGCGAAATGTGTATTCATCAAGAGATCGTGTTGGCAAATTGGGTGAATCTTTCACTTATGAAGATCTCGCGGACACTAAGTTCAAGGGTAAGATTTGTACCCGTAGTGGTAAGCACCCTTATAATGTTTCACTGGTCTCTTCGATGATTGCACATCACGGTGAAGCAGAGGCAAAACAGTGGCTTGAAGGGGTGAAAGCCAACCTTGCACGTAAACCGCAAGGCAATGATCGTGGACAAGTGAAAGCGATCAGCGAAGGTCTTTGTGATCTCTCTTTGGGCAATAGCTACTACTTAGGTAAGATGGTTAACGATGAAGAGCAGAAGGCTTGGGCTGATGCGGTTTACATTAACTTCCCTAACCAAGAAACAACCGGCACTCATGTCAACATCAGTGGTATGGCGATGGCAAAATATTCGCCAAACAAAGCGAACGCACTAAAGTTGATGGAGTTCTTGACGGGTGACAAGGCGCAAGAGTTGTACGCAGAAGTGAACTTTGAATACCCAGTGAAAGAGGGTGTTAAGCGTTCTGACTTGGTTGCTTCGTGGGGAGACTTCAAAGCGGATACCATTTCGCTTGATGAAATTGCTACCTATCACACAACGGCAATTAAACTGCTTGATGAAGTGAAGTTTGACCTATAA
- a CDS encoding cytochrome c1, whose protein sequence is MKKWIVVLFALLPSLVLAAGGNVHLDKANNDLTDQASLQNGAKLFMNYCFGCHSTQYQRYERIANDLGIPVELAKENLVFDPNAKIGDLMVNSMPQKQAAAWFGAAPPDLTLVARVRGVDWLYTYLRSFYADPSRPFGVNNITFPNVGMPHVLEELQGIPMPVYETEVVDGEEVQVIVGTKSNGRGELSEGEYDEAVRDLVNFLEYSGDPVKLERHALGWWVMGFLVIFSIIVVLLKKEYWRDVH, encoded by the coding sequence ATGAAAAAGTGGATTGTAGTACTGTTTGCACTGTTACCTTCACTTGTGCTGGCGGCAGGAGGTAACGTTCATCTGGATAAGGCAAATAATGATTTAACTGACCAAGCTTCGTTACAGAATGGCGCTAAGTTGTTTATGAATTATTGCTTTGGTTGCCATTCAACTCAATACCAGCGCTATGAACGTATCGCCAATGATTTAGGTATTCCGGTCGAGCTAGCAAAAGAGAATCTAGTGTTTGATCCTAACGCTAAGATTGGTGACCTTATGGTTAACTCTATGCCACAGAAGCAAGCGGCTGCTTGGTTTGGTGCAGCTCCGCCGGATCTAACGCTTGTGGCACGAGTGCGTGGTGTTGATTGGTTATACACCTACTTACGTTCTTTCTATGCCGATCCAAGTCGTCCTTTTGGGGTTAACAATATCACTTTCCCTAATGTCGGTATGCCTCATGTTTTAGAAGAGTTGCAAGGTATTCCAATGCCTGTTTATGAAACTGAGGTTGTTGATGGTGAAGAGGTACAGGTTATTGTTGGAACTAAGAGCAATGGTCGTGGTGAACTGAGTGAGGGAGAGTATGATGAGGCTGTCCGTGATTTAGTTAACTTCCTTGAGTACTCGGGTGATCCGGTGAAGCTAGAGCGTCATGCGTTAGGTTGGTGGGTAATGGGTTTTCTCGTAATTTTCTCCATCATTGTTGTGCTTCTCAAGAAAGAGTATTGGCGAGATGTACACTGA
- a CDS encoding GntP family permease, which yields MIEVSTLGALAALIVAIGLILKKVPPAYGMIIGALVGGVVGGVSLTDTVSLMIGGAQGIVTAVLRILAAGVLAGVLIESGAATSIAETIIKKVGEARALLALAIATMILTAVGVFVDVAVITVSPIALAIARRADISKAAILLAMVGGGKAGNVMSPNPNAIAAADAFNVPLTSVMAAGVIPGLIGMVFAYFLAKKLINKGSKVAESEVVAVDHSKLPTFQAAIIAPLVAIALLSLRPIADINVDPLIALPLGGLIGAVVMGRFRDTNHFAVSGLSRMAPVAVMLLGTGTLAGIIANSGLKGGLIEVLTSSGLPSFLLAPISGALMSLATASTTAGTAVAASVFSSTILELGVPALAGAAMIHSGATVLDHMPHGSFFHATGGAVHMDIRERLKLIPYESAVGLVIAFVSVMIFGVFGLFV from the coding sequence ATGATAGAAGTCTCTACTTTAGGTGCCCTAGCCGCTCTCATCGTGGCAATCGGTCTTATTCTAAAAAAAGTACCACCTGCATACGGTATGATCATTGGCGCACTAGTCGGTGGTGTCGTTGGTGGTGTTTCCCTCACTGATACGGTGTCATTGATGATTGGCGGTGCACAAGGTATCGTCACTGCGGTGTTGCGTATCCTTGCTGCTGGTGTACTCGCTGGTGTGCTGATTGAATCGGGTGCTGCTACATCAATAGCAGAAACCATCATCAAAAAAGTCGGCGAAGCTCGCGCTTTGCTGGCACTGGCTATCGCCACCATGATTTTGACCGCCGTTGGCGTCTTTGTTGACGTAGCGGTGATTACCGTTTCACCCATTGCACTCGCGATTGCTCGTCGAGCTGATATTTCTAAAGCAGCTATTTTGCTCGCCATGGTGGGGGGTGGTAAAGCGGGTAACGTCATGTCTCCTAACCCAAATGCGATCGCTGCTGCTGATGCGTTCAATGTCCCCCTGACTTCCGTAATGGCTGCGGGTGTTATTCCGGGTCTTATCGGTATGGTGTTTGCCTATTTCCTAGCGAAAAAGCTGATCAACAAAGGTTCAAAAGTAGCAGAATCTGAGGTAGTTGCTGTTGACCATTCAAAGCTACCGACATTCCAAGCGGCGATCATCGCTCCATTGGTTGCGATTGCTTTGCTATCACTGCGCCCTATTGCTGACATTAATGTCGACCCGCTAATTGCTCTGCCTTTAGGCGGTCTTATCGGTGCCGTCGTGATGGGTCGCTTCCGTGACACCAATCACTTCGCCGTTTCTGGTCTAAGTCGTATGGCACCGGTTGCTGTGATGCTCCTTGGTACCGGTACTCTTGCTGGCATCATCGCAAACTCAGGATTAAAAGGTGGCCTAATTGAGGTACTCACTTCGTCTGGATTGCCATCTTTCTTACTTGCCCCTATCTCTGGTGCCCTTATGTCACTGGCGACCGCTTCCACGACCGCGGGTACCGCTGTTGCAGCAAGCGTATTCAGCTCGACCATTCTTGAATTAGGCGTTCCTGCCCTGGCGGGTGCAGCCATGATTCACTCAGGCGCAACCGTACTGGATCATATGCCTCATGGTAGCTTCTTCCATGCTACTGGTGGTGCGGTTCATATGGATATTCGTGAGCGTTTAAAACTGATTCCTTATGAATCAGCAGTAGGTCTAGTGATCGCCTTTGTCTCGGTGATGATCTTTGGTGTCTTCGGTTTGTTTGTATAA